The Candidatus Cloacimonadota bacterium sequence CCGGATAAACTGATCTATCTGTGTCCAAAATGCAGTGCAGAGTATCATGTTGGCATGCCTTTGCGCGGCATTCTGGAATGCAGCTATGAATATGATGCTATTGCCCGTGCTTGGGATGAGTTTAATATTGCTTTTCCAGATGCACACGAATGTAAGCGGATGGAAGAATTATGCCAACTATTTAGCCCACTGGAAAAAGAATACTATCCCAATTTACCTGTTGGTAAAACCCCTTTGGTATGTACGCAAAGCCTTTCGGGAGAGTTGCTGTATCTTAAATTTGATGGCTCAAATCCATCCGGTTCTTACAAAGATAGGGCTTCACACTTAGTAGTAGCAGAAGCAAAAAGATTGGGAATTCGAGAGATCGTGACTGCTTCCACTGGCAATGCGGCATCTTCTTTGGCGGCAATTAGTGCCGCTGCGGGGATTAAGGCTGTGATCTTTGCCCCATCTTCGGCACCTATGGCAAAGCTTGTTCAGATAAAAGTTCATGGTGCCGATCTGCATTTGGTAGATGGCACTTACGACGATGCGTTTGCGGCAGCTATGGAGTATTCTCAAGAGCATGAATGCTTAAACCGAAATACCGCATATCATCCATTTACAATTGAGGGAAAGAAAACTGCTGGTATGGAATTGTTTGTTCAAATGCCTGCCATGCCGGATTACGTGTTTGTGCCTACAGGAGATGGTGTTATTCTATCTGGATTGGCAAAATCGTTTAAGGATCTTAAACTGGCAGGTCTTATCGAAAAATTGCCGGCTTTGGTTGCAGCACAAGCAGAAAGCTCCGATGCCATAACCTCATATTGGGAAAACGGAAATTATGAGGATGCCCGCCAACCAGCAACAATTGCAGATTCTATATCTGTAAAAACACCATCAGCAGCGCATTTGGCTGTAAGAGCAATAAAAGAATCTGAAGGTTTTGGTATTCGAGTAAGTGATGCAGAAATATTGGCTGCACAAAAGATGCTTGCCGAGCGTAGCGGCATTTTCTGCGAGCCTTCTTCAGCCGCTACTTTGGCAGCTTATTTCAGTTGTAGAGAATTGGGCAAAATTCAAGATAAGGCAAACGTAGTATTGATGCTTACCGGTCATGGACTCAAGGATATACAGGCGGTGAAATTTGCCGAATGAGTTCGTGTATCACGACTTCCATGTTCATGTGGGCGAGCGCATCGGCGGTTATCGCCTGAGAGATAGCTTTGCCGATCTGAATAAATTGCGCATGAGTGATTGCCGCAAACAAGCTGTGCTTGGGTCTATCGGAGTATTTGTAACCGAAGAAGAGAACTCATGCCTCAAAGATAAATTTATAAACATGCAAGAAACTGCCAAACGCGAATTTGAAGGAGATGTATTCTGGCATTTAAGCCCCGTGCATAGCAAAGTGGAAGATACTATTCCGCTATTGGGAGCAAAGACAGATCTTAAACTTTACAGCACCTATCGCAATGCTGGCTTGTACAGTTCTTACCAGCAGATAGAGCTGTGGATGCAAGCTCTTGAAAACTCAAGAACAAGAATATTGATCCACTGCGAGGATGACGATACCATTCAAGAATACTCAAAACGTTACCCATTCACTCATCCTCACGATCATTGCCTTCGCAGGCCAGAACTGGCAGAGATACGAGCAGTGGAAAAAGTATTAGACCTGGCTGTTAAACACCGTCATCCAGTTCATATAGTGCATGTATCCTCATCACGGGCAGCACTGCTTATCAAGGAAGCTAAACTTAATTTTGCAGAGATAACCTGTGAAACAGCGCCTCACTATCTGCTGTATAATGAAAGCAAATTTATGGAAAAGAATGCACATCGGTGGATCTGTACGCCTCCCTTCAGAAGTGAAGCATCACGCGGGATGCTGGTGGAGCTTGTGCAAGATCAGGTGTTCGACATTTTAGCAAGCGACCATTGTGCCTTTACTGTAGCCGATAAAGACCGCTATCAAGATATCTTGGAAAAAGTACCTTGCGGCATTGCCGGCATAGAATACCTATTTTCCTCGATGCATAAAGCTTTGGTAGATACTGGAAAGATTGGCTGCGATATGCTTGACCAACTAACCCGTATAAATCCCGCAAAACTGATGAATCTAACATATTAAACAGGAAGTACTATGACTAAAGCATTTCGTAACGATGCCTATGCCAAAGTTACCGGTAAAGCTAAGTATACGGATGATTATACCATGCAGGGAATGTTGCATGCCGTACCGCTTCATGCGCCGGTGGCAAGTGCAGTGATCAAAAAAATCAATGTAGATAAAGCATGTGCGATGCCAGGAGTGGTGAAAATTATTACCGCTGCCGATATTCCGGGCAGTATCAAGTTTGGGCAAATTATCAAAGACTATCCCACCTTGGTGCATAAGAGAATCCGCACTACTGGCGATGTTGTGGCATTGGTGGTAGCAAATTCCCGTAACCAAGCTCAAGCAGCAGTTCAAGCAATAGAATTGGAGCTGGAAAACTTGTCTCCCTTGTATGATCCAGAAGAAGCATTGCTAGCCAAAGCTAATCTTATCAATCCTGAGTATGGAAGCAATTTATGCAATTACCATCGGGTAAGAACCGGAGATATTCGACAGGGGGAACAAGAAGCTGATATTGTACTTGAACAAGAGTTCAATACATCTCGCATTGAACATGCGTACATGGAGCCGGAAGCTTCGCTGTGCCATATGCGTCCTGATGGAGTGATGGAAGTGATTGGCAGCATGCAACACCCTTTTAGCACCAGACGCTTTGTAGCCTCCACTTTGGGCTTTGAGCTCAAAGATGTAGAGGTAAAAACAGTGCCAATGGGTGGAGGATTTGGAGGTAAAGATGATACCGCTGCCTTAGTTTGTGCTCGCACCGCACTATGCGCCTACCTTACTAAGCACCCGGTAAAACTAACCTACAGTCGTGAAATGAGCATGCGTGAAAGCTATAAACGTCATCCCTATAGAATGCAATACAAAATGGGTCTGAACAAAGACGGCAAGATAGTGTTTGTAAAAGTTCGCATGGTAGCTGATAGTGGGGCTTATTGCAGTGTTACCCCATGGGTTACATGGAGATCTACGGTGCAGTGTTGTGGGTGTTATGAAGTGCCCAATGTGCATTGCGATGTATATGGAGTATATACAAATAATGTTTTTACTGGAGCTTTTCGAGGTTTTGGTTCTCCACAAGTGAATTGGGCAATTGAGCAATTGGTTGAGATGGCTGCCGAAAAACTGGGCCTGGACGAATTGGAGTTTCGCAGAATAAATATGGTGAAACAGGGCTCGACCACTGTAACCAATCAGGTACTCAATACTCATAAAGTCTCGCTTGGCGAAGTGATGGACAAAGTTCTAAAAGAAATTGACTATAAAAATAAGCGTAAACATTGCAGCTACGGAGATACCAAGCAGGACACATGGTATGGTATAGGCTTTGCTATCTCTTATCGGGGTATGAGTTTAGGTGCTGAGGGAGTAGATTTTAACAGCGCCATAATAAACGTTCAACCAGATGGCAGCGTACTCTTAGAGACGGGAGTGCATGAAAACGGTCAAGGTGCAGAAAGCGTAATGATGCTGATTGCTGCGGAAGAATTAGGTTTGCCCATATCCCGCATTCGTTACCGCATGCCCTCGACCTCAAATATACCCGATGGAGGGACTACCGTTGCCTCG is a genomic window containing:
- a CDS encoding dihydroorotase family protein; the encoded protein is MPNEFVYHDFHVHVGERIGGYRLRDSFADLNKLRMSDCRKQAVLGSIGVFVTEEENSCLKDKFINMQETAKREFEGDVFWHLSPVHSKVEDTIPLLGAKTDLKLYSTYRNAGLYSSYQQIELWMQALENSRTRILIHCEDDDTIQEYSKRYPFTHPHDHCLRRPELAEIRAVEKVLDLAVKHRHPVHIVHVSSSRAALLIKEAKLNFAEITCETAPHYLLYNESKFMEKNAHRWICTPPFRSEASRGMLVELVQDQVFDILASDHCAFTVADKDRYQDILEKVPCGIAGIEYLFSSMHKALVDTGKIGCDMLDQLTRINPAKLMNLTY
- a CDS encoding pyridoxal-phosphate dependent enzyme — translated: MTYFSKYICTECNAEYLPDKLIYLCPKCSAEYHVGMPLRGILECSYEYDAIARAWDEFNIAFPDAHECKRMEELCQLFSPLEKEYYPNLPVGKTPLVCTQSLSGELLYLKFDGSNPSGSYKDRASHLVVAEAKRLGIREIVTASTGNAASSLAAISAAAGIKAVIFAPSSAPMAKLVQIKVHGADLHLVDGTYDDAFAAAMEYSQEHECLNRNTAYHPFTIEGKKTAGMELFVQMPAMPDYVFVPTGDGVILSGLAKSFKDLKLAGLIEKLPALVAAQAESSDAITSYWENGNYEDARQPATIADSISVKTPSAAHLAVRAIKESEGFGIRVSDAEILAAQKMLAERSGIFCEPSSAATLAAYFSCRELGKIQDKANVVLMLTGHGLKDIQAVKFAE
- a CDS encoding xanthine dehydrogenase family protein molybdopterin-binding subunit; translated protein: MTKAFRNDAYAKVTGKAKYTDDYTMQGMLHAVPLHAPVASAVIKKINVDKACAMPGVVKIITAADIPGSIKFGQIIKDYPTLVHKRIRTTGDVVALVVANSRNQAQAAVQAIELELENLSPLYDPEEALLAKANLINPEYGSNLCNYHRVRTGDIRQGEQEADIVLEQEFNTSRIEHAYMEPEASLCHMRPDGVMEVIGSMQHPFSTRRFVASTLGFELKDVEVKTVPMGGGFGGKDDTAALVCARTALCAYLTKHPVKLTYSREMSMRESYKRHPYRMQYKMGLNKDGKIVFVKVRMVADSGAYCSVTPWVTWRSTVQCCGCYEVPNVHCDVYGVYTNNVFTGAFRGFGSPQVNWAIEQLVEMAAEKLGLDELEFRRINMVKQGSTTVTNQVLNTHKVSLGEVMDKVLKEIDYKNKRKHCSYGDTKQDTWYGIGFAISYRGMSLGAEGVDFNSAIINVQPDGSVLLETGVHENGQGAESVMMLIAAEELGLPISRIRYRMPSTSNIPDGGTTVASRGTLLGGGATTNAARILKDIISETLKTYMQRNAASFEKESILDDEGQVICTWNEAIGLCYSKQIYPYAFGVFQAPRVSWDEETGHGDAYFTWVYGCQAVELEVEPKTGKVTLLNIVAAHDVGKAINREMVKGQFYGGMATGAGYGLFEEVPLKDGAVIPTNFHQYRIMRATDLPEMTAIIVENPDPTSPSKAKGIGEPTLEITAPAIANAIYRATGKRYTDQPIKMRKQ